Proteins from one Corallococcus exiguus genomic window:
- a CDS encoding hemerythrin domain-containing protein — protein MDAITLLKADHKTVEQLFRKFEKAGDHALAHKRKLVDEMVRELSIHAAIEEQVFYPAVRARSEDLSPDVLRALEEHHVVKWVLSELDTLPPESERFDAKVHVLMESVRAHVTEEEQYLFPEVKKAFKPQELRQVGEALVLAKKGAPTHPHPAAPDTPPGNLLTGAVAAVMDMGRDALRVARRKAVTQVRKSAPGPLRKPLESMMSVDQAGESLH, from the coding sequence ATGGATGCCATCACGTTGCTGAAGGCGGACCACAAGACGGTGGAGCAGCTGTTCCGCAAGTTCGAGAAGGCGGGCGACCACGCGCTGGCGCACAAGCGCAAGCTGGTGGACGAGATGGTGCGCGAGCTGTCCATCCACGCCGCCATTGAAGAGCAGGTCTTCTACCCGGCGGTGCGCGCGCGTTCGGAGGACCTGTCGCCGGACGTGCTGCGAGCGCTGGAGGAGCACCACGTGGTGAAGTGGGTGCTGTCGGAGCTGGACACGCTGCCGCCGGAGTCCGAGCGCTTCGACGCGAAGGTGCACGTGTTGATGGAGAGCGTGCGCGCGCACGTCACGGAGGAGGAGCAGTACCTCTTTCCGGAAGTGAAGAAGGCCTTCAAGCCGCAGGAGCTGCGGCAGGTGGGCGAGGCGCTGGTGCTGGCGAAGAAGGGCGCGCCCACGCACCCGCATCCTGCCGCGCCGGACACCCCGCCGGGCAACCTGCTGACGGGCGCGGTGGCGGCGGTGATGGACATGGGCCGGGACGCGCTGCGCGTCGCGCGTCGCAAGGCCGTCACGCAGGTGCGCAAGTCCGCGCCGGGTCCGCTGCGAAAGCCGTTGGAGTCCATGATGTCGGTGGACCAGGCGGGTGAGTCGCTGCACTGA
- a CDS encoding SIMPL domain-containing protein yields the protein MSAVRRMLTTLVVLAGFTAAAQVQGPAGSPQPRPPVDPQVRTLRVEGTGEVKAQPDEAFIDVAVETSAQNAKAAGEENAKRMEKVLAALTGAGIAKRDLQTRNYNVYPEYTPPPPQGGEPKLKGYRVSNLVSVHVTDLSKVGSLLDKALAAGANRVDSVRFGLSRQDAVQGEALRQAVARARKSAEVLAASLNVKLGAVLDASTVTEAPRLYPATFAMDMAESRAAPTTPIQPEEQTVMTKVTLIFAIQ from the coding sequence ATGTCCGCTGTTCGCAGGATGTTGACGACGCTGGTGGTACTCGCGGGCTTCACGGCCGCGGCGCAGGTGCAGGGCCCGGCCGGTTCACCGCAGCCCCGGCCGCCGGTGGATCCGCAGGTGCGCACGTTGCGCGTGGAGGGCACGGGCGAGGTGAAGGCGCAGCCCGACGAGGCCTTCATCGACGTGGCGGTGGAGACGTCCGCGCAGAACGCGAAGGCCGCGGGCGAAGAGAACGCGAAGCGGATGGAGAAGGTGCTCGCGGCGCTGACGGGCGCGGGCATCGCGAAGCGGGACCTGCAGACGCGCAACTACAACGTCTATCCGGAGTACACGCCGCCGCCGCCGCAGGGCGGTGAGCCGAAGCTCAAGGGCTACCGGGTGAGCAACCTGGTGAGCGTCCACGTGACGGACCTGTCCAAGGTGGGGAGTCTGTTGGACAAGGCGTTGGCGGCGGGAGCGAACCGGGTGGACTCGGTGCGCTTCGGGCTGAGCCGGCAGGATGCGGTGCAGGGCGAAGCGCTGCGGCAGGCGGTGGCGCGAGCGCGCAAGTCCGCGGAGGTGCTGGCCGCGTCGCTCAACGTGAAGCTGGGAGCGGTGCTGGACGCGAGCACGGTGACGGAAGCCCCGCGCCTGTACCCGGCCACCTTCGCCATGGACATGGCGGAATCGCGAGCCGCGCCCACCACGCCCATCCAGCCGGAGGAGCAGACGGTGATGACGAAGGTGACGCTCATCTTCGCGATTCAGTAG
- a CDS encoding restriction endonuclease fold toxin 5 domain-containing protein, protein MRTGVLLCCAVMLFTGCAPAVSSRALRYSPRESARERTPGTNADRAIASSGVRMDAWEQLLTDAGLDARDEQPLWDSTLTPTQSVRLLGVLLRKPVTLDTLPPRMVAGFLLREVLERGGTSREELLRRVERFAREQVAVLRPDGYLAWALTGRTQQKVAPVEWRDGAFRANGFELGRFYSGKGGVFRAMDAQLQVSDWRPMAEVYDDADVISRTLDGAEDAFVELYHALGQVLTRPVDSIAGLSHLPAGVAALIASSPAYWERFQSMTRGEQIREVSRLTTGMLVTWGAASATTRTLKGMALGAEVSVPVLSLSAEGALALERVAVPAGRAAAVLSGGPGAAIILQRANTASQGGAPSQGPGQWGPATESMSTRARRYQEQITGHSADDAYWVGGMSTQAGGVKFDGFKDGVLLEAKGPGYAKFFDGLEPKEWFRNSGARMLVEQAERQSRKVRGMGIPVRWHVAEKAAADAFRELFKNARVVGVEIVHTPAF, encoded by the coding sequence ATGCGTACAGGTGTCTTGTTGTGTTGCGCGGTCATGCTCTTCACGGGCTGCGCGCCGGCTGTCTCCAGCAGGGCCCTGCGCTACTCGCCCCGGGAGTCCGCGAGGGAGCGAACTCCAGGAACGAATGCCGACCGCGCCATCGCCAGCTCCGGCGTGCGCATGGATGCCTGGGAGCAACTGCTGACGGACGCGGGGCTGGACGCACGGGACGAGCAGCCTCTGTGGGACAGCACGCTCACGCCCACGCAATCCGTGCGGCTGCTGGGAGTCCTCCTGCGCAAGCCCGTCACGCTGGACACGCTGCCGCCCCGAATGGTGGCGGGCTTCCTGCTGCGAGAGGTGCTGGAGCGAGGCGGGACTTCGCGGGAGGAGTTGCTGCGCCGGGTGGAGCGATTCGCTCGGGAGCAGGTCGCGGTGTTGCGACCGGATGGCTACCTCGCATGGGCACTCACGGGTCGCACCCAACAAAAGGTGGCGCCCGTCGAATGGAGGGACGGAGCCTTCCGGGCGAATGGCTTCGAGCTGGGGCGCTTCTACAGCGGCAAGGGCGGTGTCTTCCGCGCCATGGATGCGCAGCTCCAGGTCTCGGACTGGCGTCCCATGGCCGAGGTGTACGACGACGCTGACGTCATCAGCCGCACCCTGGACGGAGCCGAGGACGCCTTCGTGGAGCTGTACCACGCGCTGGGACAGGTGCTCACGCGTCCCGTGGACAGCATCGCGGGGCTGAGCCACCTGCCGGCGGGCGTGGCGGCGCTCATCGCTTCCTCCCCCGCGTACTGGGAGCGCTTCCAGTCCATGACCCGTGGCGAGCAGATCCGCGAAGTGTCGCGGCTGACGACGGGAATGCTCGTCACATGGGGCGCGGCGTCAGCCACGACGCGGACATTGAAGGGGATGGCGCTGGGGGCGGAAGTCTCGGTGCCTGTGCTGTCACTGTCAGCGGAGGGCGCGCTGGCGCTGGAGCGCGTCGCGGTGCCAGCAGGGCGTGCGGCGGCGGTACTCAGCGGTGGCCCTGGGGCAGCCATCATCCTCCAGCGGGCCAACACGGCTTCGCAGGGAGGAGCACCTTCCCAGGGGCCGGGGCAGTGGGGGCCCGCGACGGAGTCGATGTCCACACGTGCCCGGCGCTACCAGGAGCAGATCACGGGACACTCCGCCGATGATGCCTACTGGGTCGGCGGCATGAGCACGCAGGCCGGCGGCGTGAAGTTCGACGGCTTCAAGGACGGGGTGTTGCTTGAGGCCAAGGGACCCGGCTACGCGAAGTTCTTTGATGGCCTTGAGCCCAAGGAGTGGTTCCGGAACTCCGGAGCACGGATGCTCGTTGAGCAAGCAGAGCGCCAGAGCAGAAAAGTTCGTGGCATGGGTATTCCCGTCCGGTGGCATGTCGCGGAGAAGGCGGCTGCCGATGCCTTTCGCGAACTCTTCAAGAACGCGCGTGTTGTGGGGGTCGAAATCGTCCACACCCCAGCTTTCTGA
- a CDS encoding immunity 52 family protein has protein sequence MLVKLDSETYPDTYFAGAYWGPRKESPEECARRTAGFLNFLAECDPFLAHWYKPAKSRKDARKHPLMPPDIPTLAEMFRRGVNREKGGPVFEDLGFSFWFDNGGASRDCAALRIHCGGYAEAVSNSCFLSLPSQGANAERIFTASVLMDVTRSMALAWEPDWAAAMSRTHRDLDDKDGKADVWLGWVTYLSSHLGKVPPLPAPVRIEPVEDRGSLIILTPERFTVANPEHIALARRVRELLARAGLMRSATS, from the coding sequence ATGCTTGTGAAGCTCGACTCAGAGACCTATCCCGATACCTACTTTGCAGGTGCCTACTGGGGGCCGCGCAAAGAGTCTCCCGAGGAGTGCGCCCGTCGCACAGCGGGCTTCCTCAACTTCTTGGCGGAGTGCGACCCGTTCCTGGCCCACTGGTACAAGCCCGCCAAGTCGCGCAAGGACGCTCGCAAGCATCCACTCATGCCGCCCGACATACCTACGCTCGCTGAGATGTTCCGGCGAGGCGTCAACCGGGAGAAAGGGGGGCCCGTCTTTGAGGACTTGGGCTTTAGCTTCTGGTTCGACAACGGCGGAGCCAGTCGTGATTGCGCGGCCCTGCGCATCCACTGTGGCGGATATGCGGAGGCAGTTTCTAACTCCTGTTTCTTGTCGCTCCCCAGTCAGGGAGCGAACGCGGAGCGTATTTTCACGGCCTCCGTGCTGATGGACGTGACGCGCAGCATGGCACTTGCCTGGGAACCCGACTGGGCTGCGGCCATGTCCCGCACGCATCGAGACCTGGACGACAAGGACGGCAAGGCCGACGTGTGGCTTGGCTGGGTGACGTACCTCTCCAGTCACCTGGGCAAGGTGCCGCCATTGCCCGCCCCTGTGCGTATCGAGCCCGTGGAGGACAGGGGCTCGTTGATCATCCTGACTCCAGAGCGATTCACCGTGGCCAACCCCGAGCACATCGCGCTGGCGCGGCGGGTGCGCGAACTGCTGGCCCGGGCAGGGCTTATGCGGTCTGCGACGTCCTGA
- a CDS encoding DUF2019 domain-containing protein, protein MTGLESLVEKFAQNTAAQTDGILRGDARAGNKHAERALAAFMSLRERGDVGRNALAALFSHARMDVRVTAAAFLLRHKTVEATAILEDAARGQGLAALGAQQTLRNWQNGSWALDLA, encoded by the coding sequence GTGACGGGCCTCGAAAGTCTGGTTGAGAAGTTTGCCCAGAACACCGCAGCGCAGACGGACGGCATCCTCCGGGGGGACGCAAGAGCGGGTAACAAGCACGCCGAAAGGGCACTTGCTGCGTTTATGTCGTTGCGAGAGCGGGGCGATGTTGGCCGCAACGCGTTGGCGGCACTTTTTTCGCACGCCCGTATGGATGTTAGGGTCACTGCTGCTGCGTTCCTGCTTCGGCATAAGACCGTCGAAGCCACAGCGATTCTGGAGGACGCAGCAAGGGGCCAGGGTCTGGCGGCCCTGGGGGCTCAGCAAACCTTGCGGAATTGGCAGAATGGTTCGTGGGCTCTCGACCTTGCCTGA
- a CDS encoding alpha/beta hydrolase-fold protein has protein sequence MLWFTWTRITRSRGDQRASFTPASQQCDAQGPLRYCINKAAGGTNGDIVYHHHGRNLDETVWNDDTYFTGMLQAQWQATGALPPTVVTVSYGSTWLLTPKGKQEDSGLLDDFMARLPAIEAKVGRPRRRMLLGESMGGLNVLVAGLSHPAQFAKVAALCPGVYTDTPFSSFDKIQASMERTGADPKIVFGVWRMARQYVAYEAEWRRVSPLHLVAQAGPDHPELYLSCGLYDAYGNYEGTERLANLARQRGIRTEWHPLYGGHCASDVSSLADFLVK, from the coding sequence GTGCTCTGGTTCACGTGGACGCGAATCACACGCAGCCGCGGCGACCAGAGGGCTTCTTTCACGCCCGCGAGTCAGCAGTGCGACGCGCAAGGGCCCCTGCGTTACTGCATCAACAAGGCCGCCGGGGGCACCAACGGAGACATCGTCTATCACCACCACGGGCGCAATCTCGACGAGACGGTCTGGAACGACGACACCTACTTCACCGGCATGCTGCAGGCGCAATGGCAGGCCACCGGAGCCCTACCGCCCACGGTCGTGACCGTCTCCTACGGCTCGACCTGGCTCCTGACTCCGAAGGGCAAGCAGGAGGACAGCGGACTGCTCGATGATTTCATGGCCCGTCTGCCTGCGATTGAGGCGAAGGTGGGACGCCCCCGACGGCGGATGCTGCTGGGGGAATCGATGGGTGGGCTCAACGTCCTGGTCGCGGGCCTTTCCCATCCGGCGCAGTTCGCCAAGGTCGCGGCGCTCTGTCCGGGCGTCTACACCGACACCCCGTTCTCCTCCTTTGACAAGATCCAGGCCTCGATGGAGCGCACCGGAGCCGATCCCAAGATCGTGTTCGGAGTCTGGCGGATGGCGCGCCAGTACGTGGCCTACGAAGCCGAATGGCGCCGCGTCTCGCCCCTGCACCTGGTCGCGCAAGCAGGGCCGGACCATCCGGAGCTCTATCTCTCCTGCGGCCTCTACGATGCCTACGGCAACTACGAAGGCACCGAGCGCCTCGCCAACCTTGCCCGTCAGCGAGGCATCAGGACCGAGTGGCACCCGCTCTATGGCGGCCACTGCGCGTCAGACGTGTCCTCGCTGGCCGACTTCCTCGTGAAATGA
- a CDS encoding FtsW/RodA/SpoVE family cell cycle protein: MSVRVQRLAADLLCRALQSLLPPSMRDWGLAIRYEVAEIPEDTQALSFALASFRGLAPRAIGLLLMQPFGALHSPRAVGALCAAGSVAMGLVYMTLAGAPVGYLGINAGALVLGLVLLALVSRIPGAGGRLSGALILRLSVLLLTTAFVGLRVEGAARWVKLGGVSVQPSLVLLPLMLAGFSRTRTPLATTGIIVAAVAMALQPDRVVDQVLFSSFQVHALAGLAVVAGSVMLLVPVLFGGSCDGDSRATYLAFGAAWLAATVAAAFGNHPTPVVGYGGSAILGYVLSLSTLPRPLTSRDIPSRIALAQS; this comes from the coding sequence ATGAGCGTCCGAGTCCAACGACTTGCGGCGGACCTGCTGTGCCGCGCCCTGCAGTCCCTCCTTCCACCGTCGATGCGCGACTGGGGGCTGGCCATCCGCTACGAGGTCGCGGAAATCCCCGAGGACACCCAGGCCCTGTCGTTCGCGCTTGCGAGCTTCCGCGGCCTGGCGCCGCGTGCCATCGGCTTGCTCCTGATGCAGCCCTTCGGCGCGCTGCACAGCCCGCGTGCCGTCGGTGCGCTCTGCGCGGCTGGCTCGGTCGCCATGGGGCTCGTCTACATGACGCTTGCCGGCGCGCCCGTCGGCTACCTCGGCATCAACGCTGGCGCGCTCGTCCTCGGTCTTGTCTTGCTGGCCCTCGTCAGCCGCATCCCGGGGGCGGGCGGGCGATTGTCCGGAGCCCTGATTCTCCGCCTCTCGGTCTTGCTGCTCACCACCGCATTCGTCGGCCTCCGCGTCGAGGGGGCAGCTCGCTGGGTCAAGCTCGGCGGAGTGAGCGTGCAACCGAGCCTGGTCCTTCTGCCGCTCATGCTTGCCGGATTCTCCCGGACGCGCACCCCGCTTGCGACGACGGGGATCATCGTTGCCGCTGTGGCAATGGCGCTCCAGCCCGACCGTGTCGTCGACCAGGTCCTCTTTTCGTCCTTCCAGGTCCATGCCCTTGCCGGGCTGGCCGTCGTGGCCGGCTCGGTCATGCTGCTCGTCCCTGTGCTGTTCGGTGGGTCCTGTGACGGGGACAGCCGCGCGACCTACCTCGCCTTCGGGGCTGCGTGGCTTGCGGCGACCGTTGCCGCCGCGTTTGGCAATCATCCGACCCCGGTCGTGGGCTACGGCGGCAGCGCGATCCTCGGCTACGTCCTGAGCCTTTCGACCCTGCCGAGGCCGCTGACTTCGCGCGACATCCCTTCAAGAATCGCACTCGCCCAGTCATGA
- a CDS encoding PadR family transcriptional regulator, whose translation MPRTRALSNHARSVLAALLEAGAGWSHGYELCRIADVKSGTLYPLLIRLEAQGYLEAEWQQPAEGGRPPRHAYRLTQTGVQLARDNPPDRKVAARSVLRGATT comes from the coding sequence ATGCCGCGAACTCGCGCGTTGTCGAATCACGCCCGCTCCGTTCTTGCCGCACTGCTGGAGGCCGGGGCGGGCTGGTCGCACGGGTATGAGCTGTGCCGCATCGCGGACGTGAAGTCGGGCACGCTCTATCCGCTGCTGATCCGCCTCGAAGCCCAGGGCTATCTCGAAGCCGAGTGGCAGCAGCCGGCGGAGGGGGGGCGGCCGCCAAGGCACGCCTATCGCCTGACCCAGACCGGGGTCCAGCTCGCGCGCGACAATCCGCCAGACCGCAAGGTGGCTGCTCGCTCCGTCCTTCGCGGGGCAACGACATGA
- a CDS encoding cysteine hydrolase family protein, with translation MSHPTIRTILGASAPDSLDPFSTALLVIDFQEEYFSGKLPIPDGTRALNNARRLIAFADRHKLPVFHVWHVSPSGAPLFAHDSPTAFCHKDIQPAAHHKVVKKNQISVFQGTELHHELQISRIKTLIISGLMTHACVSGAARDAVPLGYNVIVADDASATRDIEAPGGGTIAHDVLHKSALVTIADTFGAVMGTNAIVNLSVR, from the coding sequence GTGTCGCACCCCACGATCCGCACCATCCTCGGCGCATCCGCCCCGGACTCGCTTGACCCCTTCAGCACCGCCTTGCTGGTGATTGACTTCCAGGAAGAATACTTCAGCGGAAAACTGCCCATTCCGGATGGGACGCGCGCCCTGAATAACGCCAGGCGACTCATCGCCTTCGCGGATCGGCACAAGCTGCCGGTCTTCCACGTGTGGCACGTGAGCCCGTCCGGCGCTCCCCTCTTCGCCCACGACAGCCCGACGGCCTTCTGCCACAAGGACATCCAGCCGGCCGCCCACCACAAGGTCGTCAAGAAGAACCAGATCAGCGTGTTCCAGGGCACGGAGCTCCATCACGAGCTGCAGATCTCCAGAATCAAGACGCTGATCATCTCCGGCCTGATGACCCACGCCTGCGTGTCCGGCGCGGCGCGGGACGCGGTTCCCCTCGGCTACAACGTCATCGTGGCGGACGACGCCTCGGCCACCCGGGACATCGAGGCGCCCGGCGGCGGCACCATTGCGCATGATGTGCTGCACAAGTCCGCGCTGGTGACCATCGCCGACACCTTTGGCGCCGTCATGGGCACCAACGCCATCGTGAACTTGAGCGTCCGCTGA
- a CDS encoding SCO family protein: MKPTSLFVLAGAGVIALLSVAWPHVQRERARVAAENLPLYGPLPRFELTAQTGRPFSDADMRGHLYVADFFFTRCPTVCPLLTEKMLRVQRQAREQGLDVRFASFSVDPRHDTPERLTAYARDHRIDTSNWTLLTGPLDQVETTVLEGFRVMMGRDADAGEDDFFSVFHGEHFVLVDARGQLRGYYRVTEGEGGLEALLRDAALLAQAPE, from the coding sequence ATGAAGCCCACATCCCTCTTCGTGCTCGCCGGTGCAGGAGTCATCGCGTTGCTGTCCGTCGCGTGGCCCCACGTTCAACGCGAACGCGCGCGCGTCGCCGCGGAGAACCTGCCCCTGTACGGGCCGCTCCCGCGCTTCGAATTGACCGCCCAGACGGGACGACCCTTCTCCGACGCCGACATGCGGGGGCATCTCTACGTCGCGGACTTCTTCTTCACCCGGTGCCCCACCGTGTGCCCGCTGCTCACGGAGAAGATGCTGCGGGTGCAGCGACAGGCCCGGGAGCAGGGATTGGATGTGCGCTTCGCCTCGTTCAGCGTGGATCCGCGCCATGACACACCGGAACGGCTGACCGCCTATGCGCGAGACCACCGCATCGACACGTCCAACTGGACGCTGTTGACGGGCCCGCTGGACCAGGTGGAGACGACGGTCCTGGAGGGCTTCCGGGTGATGATGGGCCGCGACGCCGACGCGGGCGAGGACGACTTCTTCAGCGTCTTCCACGGCGAGCACTTCGTCCTCGTGGACGCCCGGGGACAGCTGCGCGGCTACTACCGGGTCACCGAGGGAGAGGGCGGATTGGAAGCCCTGCTCCGGGACGCCGCGCTGCTGGCCCAGGCCCCGGAGTAA
- a CDS encoding thioredoxin domain-containing protein, with translation MSALSSSSAQPRSWVFVVLGAVGLTVSVLACAALVMVLDFAWSEAPPSNASWELEVPPPVYGPLPSLTLRDERGQPMEPGQLQGQLTLVQFTLVPLLRQVQERLETDGVPLRVVSATSRDSTVLHPDWQPLRDSGRLLLLVDQRLQVRGVYDSSQATSTSERVITDARCLRSCPPL, from the coding sequence ATGTCCGCCCTTTCGTCCTCTTCCGCGCAGCCCCGTTCGTGGGTGTTCGTGGTGCTGGGAGCCGTGGGGCTGACCGTGTCCGTGCTCGCATGCGCGGCGCTCGTGATGGTGCTGGACTTCGCCTGGTCGGAGGCGCCCCCTTCGAACGCCTCGTGGGAGTTGGAGGTGCCGCCTCCTGTGTATGGGCCGCTGCCCTCGCTCACCCTTCGCGATGAGCGGGGCCAGCCGATGGAGCCCGGGCAGCTTCAGGGACAGCTCACCCTGGTCCAATTCACGCTTGTTCCCCTCCTGCGACAGGTCCAGGAGCGTCTCGAGACCGATGGCGTCCCGCTTCGGGTCGTCAGCGCGACGTCGCGCGACTCCACGGTGCTCCACCCGGATTGGCAGCCGCTGCGGGACAGCGGACGCCTCCTGTTGCTGGTGGATCAACGCCTCCAGGTCCGGGGCGTCTACGACTCGAGCCAGGCCACATCCACCTCCGAACGCGTCATCACGGACGCGCGCTGTCTGCGCTCCTGCCCCCCTCTATGA
- a CDS encoding FixH family protein: MGTLLLGATPSATPDAGSDGGQVSAAATVGTGASTSGRLRVEVLSSMTPLRRGVQTFQVRITDAASGKPVPGVVLSVQPWMPAMGHGISEVPRVTAREPGTFEVSDADLFMPGVWDLRFTLKGTVEDSATVTLKLGR; the protein is encoded by the coding sequence ATGGGAACGTTGTTGCTGGGCGCGACGCCCTCCGCCACTCCAGACGCCGGAAGCGACGGGGGACAGGTGAGCGCGGCTGCCACCGTGGGAACAGGGGCCAGCACATCCGGCAGGCTCCGCGTCGAGGTCCTCTCTTCGATGACACCGCTCCGAAGAGGCGTTCAGACGTTCCAGGTGCGGATCACCGACGCCGCGTCGGGAAAGCCGGTGCCCGGTGTCGTACTGTCCGTTCAACCCTGGATGCCCGCCATGGGCCACGGCATCTCCGAGGTCCCCCGCGTCACCGCGCGAGAGCCAGGGACCTTCGAGGTCTCCGACGCGGACCTCTTCATGCCCGGCGTCTGGGATCTGCGCTTCACGCTGAAGGGGACGGTGGAGGACTCCGCGACCGTGACCCTCAAGCTGGGGCGGTAG
- a CDS encoding DODA-type extradiol aromatic ring-opening family dioxygenase — MSTDPSNPSSRLPVVFIPHGGGPWPFVEMGLPKAELQALATYLRQVGQQLAAPPKALLVISAHWEEPVATVMTSAAPPILYDYYGFPPESYRIPWPAPGNPRLAARVRELLSTAGFATSEDPARGYDHGTFIPLKLTYPEADIPCVQLSLKQGLDPAEHLAMGRALAPLRDEGVFIIGSGMTFHNLRAFGDPRAHEVSAKFDAWVQDAATSPADERDAKLTQWMQAPYARLAHPREEHLLPLMVVAGAAGEDRGTTTWSGSMMGTRISGFQFG; from the coding sequence ATGTCGACCGACCCGTCCAATCCCTCCTCGCGCCTGCCCGTCGTCTTCATCCCGCACGGCGGTGGCCCCTGGCCCTTCGTGGAGATGGGCCTTCCGAAAGCGGAGCTCCAGGCGCTCGCGACCTACCTGCGCCAGGTGGGCCAGCAACTCGCGGCGCCACCCAAGGCGCTGCTCGTCATCTCCGCCCACTGGGAGGAGCCCGTGGCCACGGTGATGACGTCCGCCGCGCCACCCATCCTGTATGACTATTACGGGTTCCCGCCGGAGTCGTACCGCATCCCCTGGCCGGCGCCGGGCAACCCACGGCTCGCGGCGCGCGTGCGCGAATTGCTCTCCACGGCGGGCTTCGCCACGTCGGAGGACCCGGCGCGCGGCTACGACCACGGCACCTTCATCCCGCTGAAGCTGACGTACCCGGAGGCGGACATCCCCTGCGTCCAACTCTCGCTGAAGCAGGGGCTGGACCCGGCGGAGCACCTGGCCATGGGCCGGGCGCTCGCGCCGCTCCGCGACGAGGGCGTGTTCATCATCGGCAGCGGGATGACGTTCCACAACCTGCGCGCCTTCGGAGACCCTCGCGCGCACGAGGTCTCCGCGAAGTTCGACGCGTGGGTCCAGGACGCCGCCACCTCTCCCGCGGACGAGCGTGACGCGAAGCTCACGCAGTGGATGCAGGCCCCCTACGCGCGGCTCGCCCATCCTCGCGAGGAGCACCTGCTCCCCTTGATGGTCGTCGCCGGTGCCGCCGGTGAGGACCGGGGCACCACCACCTGGTCCGGCTCCATGATGGGGACGCGCATCTCCGGCTTCCAGTTCGGCTGA
- a CDS encoding type 1 glutamine amidotransferase domain-containing protein, giving the protein MEALAAVKVLLIVTSHSQFGNTGEKTGFWLEELAAPYEQFTKAGAQVDIASPLGGKAPVDPRSEKEQTEDTRAFLADAEATKKLANTKVLAQVKDTYDAYFVVGGHGVMWDLAQHVPTHQLLSAGYARGAVVAAVCHGPAALVGVKGPDGKPLVAGKRVAAFSNAEEQAAKFDAIVPFPLETRMRELGARYESGPLWKSFTVRDGRLVTGQNPASSAATAQEVLKVLAEKKQAPAPKG; this is encoded by the coding sequence ATGGAAGCGCTCGCCGCCGTGAAGGTGCTGCTCATCGTCACCAGCCACTCGCAGTTCGGGAACACCGGGGAGAAGACGGGCTTCTGGTTGGAGGAGCTCGCCGCGCCGTACGAGCAGTTCACCAAGGCCGGGGCCCAGGTGGACATCGCGTCGCCGCTGGGCGGCAAAGCGCCCGTGGATCCTCGCAGCGAGAAGGAGCAGACGGAGGACACGCGCGCCTTCCTCGCGGACGCCGAGGCGACGAAGAAGCTGGCGAACACGAAGGTGCTCGCCCAGGTGAAGGACACCTACGACGCGTACTTCGTGGTGGGCGGGCACGGCGTGATGTGGGACCTGGCGCAGCACGTGCCGACGCACCAGCTGCTGTCCGCGGGCTACGCGCGGGGCGCGGTGGTGGCGGCGGTCTGCCACGGCCCGGCGGCACTGGTGGGCGTGAAGGGACCGGACGGCAAGCCGCTGGTGGCGGGCAAGCGCGTGGCGGCCTTCAGCAACGCGGAGGAGCAGGCGGCGAAGTTCGACGCCATCGTCCCCTTCCCGCTGGAGACCCGGATGCGCGAGCTGGGCGCGCGCTACGAGTCCGGCCCGTTGTGGAAGAGCTTCACGGTGCGCGACGGGCGGCTCGTCACGGGGCAGAACCCGGCGTCCTCCGCCGCCACCGCGCAGGAGGTCCTGAAGGTCCTGGCCGAGAAGAAGCAGGCCCCGGCCCCCAAGGGCTGA